In Chitinispirillales bacterium, a genomic segment contains:
- a CDS encoding FkbM family methyltransferase: MLGSKQKFRLERGYDLTKPILTWWGGDAATCSENDSILRDFIKNEKTGMFLPREKEEIIECLNNSLHFAFPYRFAKDLKNFEVFFDDDSKMFFVLHKNKRLYFPKNWTKDKVIKYYHSLLIEQDLRSPHCYTCDGFEVKKSDIIADVGAAEGIWALENVETAKFVYIFEPQKDYIHALYKTFDPYKEKVRIVNKYVGCGSKWWNGKVEIDDFIAKNGVEISFIKADIEGAETMMLDGMPKLLKDKQDLRMLLCAYHRQNDADNLKKTLEAYGFSIEFSQGWMLLMHDRFGLQEPYFRKGLIRARKINSVQSK, encoded by the coding sequence ATGCTTGGAAGCAAACAAAAATTTCGTTTAGAACGCGGGTACGATTTGACAAAGCCAATACTTACATGGTGGGGAGGCGATGCTGCCACGTGTTCAGAAAACGATTCCATATTACGTGATTTTATCAAAAATGAAAAAACAGGGATGTTTTTGCCGCGAGAAAAAGAAGAAATTATAGAGTGCTTAAATAATTCGTTGCATTTTGCTTTTCCGTATCGTTTTGCAAAAGATCTAAAAAATTTTGAAGTGTTTTTTGATGACGACAGTAAAATGTTTTTCGTTTTACATAAAAACAAAAGATTATATTTCCCGAAAAATTGGACTAAAGATAAGGTAATAAAATACTACCACAGTTTATTAATCGAGCAGGACTTGCGCTCGCCGCATTGTTATACTTGTGACGGTTTTGAAGTTAAAAAGAGCGATATTATCGCCGATGTGGGCGCTGCAGAAGGAATTTGGGCTCTTGAAAATGTGGAAACCGCAAAATTTGTGTACATTTTTGAGCCGCAAAAAGATTACATTCACGCTCTTTACAAAACGTTTGATCCGTATAAAGAAAAAGTCCGCATAGTAAATAAATATGTCGGTTGTGGTTCAAAGTGGTGGAATGGTAAAGTAGAAATTGACGACTTCATTGCAAAGAACGGTGTGGAAATTTCTTTTATAAAGGCAGATATTGAAGGCGCGGAGACAATGATGCTTGACGGAATGCCAAAATTATTGAAAGACAAACAAGATTTACGTATGCTTTTGTGTGCGTATCATAGACAAAACGATGCCGATAATTTGAAAAAAACATTAGAAGCGTACGGCTTTTCCATAGAATTTTCGCAGGGGTGGATGCTACTTATGCACGACCGCTTCGGATTACAGGAACCTTATTTCAGAAAAGGCTTAATTAGAGCCAGAAAAATCAATTCGGTTCAATCCAAATAA